One segment of Dama dama isolate Ldn47 chromosome 15, ASM3311817v1, whole genome shotgun sequence DNA contains the following:
- the DENND10 gene encoding DENN domain-containing protein 10 gives MAATEAADTQLMLGVGLIEKDTNGEVLWVWCYPSTTATLRNLLLRKCCLTDENKLLHPFVFGQYRRAWFYITTVEVPDSSILKKVTHFSIVLTAKDFNPEKYAAFTRILCRMYLKHGSPVKMMESYIAVLTKGICQSEENGSFLSKDFDARKAYLAGSIKDIVSQFGMETVILHTALMLKKRIVVYHPKIEAVQEFTRTLPALVWHRQDWTILHSYVHLDADELEALQMCPGYIAGFVDLEVSNRSDLYDVFVNLADSEITIAPLAKEAMTMGKLHKEVGQLIVQSAEDPEKSDSQVIQDISLKTKEIFTNLAPFSEVSDDGEKRVLNYEALKQRRFPPATENFLYHLAAAEQMLKI, from the exons ATGGCTGCTACAGAGGCTGCGGACACTCAGCTGATGCTCGGAGTCGGGCTGATCG AAAAGGACACAAATGGAGAAGTTCTGTGGGTATGGTGTTACCCTTCCACCACAGCTACTTTAAGGAATCTGCTGCTGAGAAAATGCTGCCTTACAGATGAAAACAAACTGCTCCATCCCTTTGTCTTTGGTCAGTACAGAAGAGCATGGTTTTATATCACAACAGTTGAAGTTCCAGATTCTTCCATTTTGAAAAAG GTGACTCATTTTTCTATTGTTCTGACCGCCAAAGATTTTAATCCAGAGAAATATGCCGCCTTCACTAGGATATTGTGTAG AATGTACCTGAAGCACGGGAGCCCAGTTAAGATGATGGAGAGCTACATCGCAGTTCTCACGAAGGGGATATGCCAGAGTGAAGAAAATGGCTCTTTCCTTAGCAAGGACTTTGATGCCCGAAAGGCATACCTTGCAGGTTCCatcaaag acATTGTATCTCAGTTTGGAATGGAAACTGTTATCTTACACACAGCACTGATGCTAAAGAAAAGAATTGTCGTCTATCACCCCAAAATAGAGGCTGTCCAGGAGTTTACCAG GACTCTGCCTGCCCTGGTATGGCATCGACAGGACTGGACAATACTTCACTCCTACGTGCACCTGGATGCCGATGAACTGGAAGCCCTACAGATGTGCCCAG GTTACATCGCTGGATTTGTGGACTTGGAGGTGAGCAATAGATCAGACCTGTACGATGTGTTTGTGAATCTGGCAGACAGTGAGATCACCATTGCCCCCCTCGCAAAAG AGGCCATGACAATGGGCAAACTGCATAAAGAAGTTGGTCAGTTAATTGTCCAGTCGGCAGAAGATCCGGAGAAGTCAGACAGCCAAGTTATACAG GATATCTccctaaaaacaaaagaaatcttcACCAACCTGGCTCCATTCTCAGAAGTTTCGGATGATGGAGAAAAGCGAGTGCTCAATTATGAGGCACTAAAGCAAAGACGGTTTCCGCCAGCCACAGAAAACTTCCTCTACCATCTAGCCGCCGCGGAGCAAATGCTAAAAATCTGA
- the LOC133070778 gene encoding 10 kDa heat shock protein, mitochondrial-like produces the protein MAGQAFRKFLSFFVQVLVKKSAAETSQWRHYTSIKKLQGKVLQATVVVAGLGSKGRGREIKSVTKKVGDKFLLPEYGGTKVVLVNKDYFSFRRGDIL, from the coding sequence ATGGCAGGACAGGCATTTAGgaagtttctttccttctttgtccAAGTATTAGTTAAAAAGAGTGCAGCAGAAACTAGCCAGTGGCGGCATTATACTTCCATAAAAAAATTGCAAGGAAAAGTATTGCAAGCAACAGTAGTAGTTGCTGGATTGGGTTCTAAGGGAAGGGGTAGAGAGATTAAATCAGTTACTAAGAAAGTTGGAGATAAATTTCTTCTCCCAGAATATGGAGGCACCAAAGTAGTTCTAGTCAAcaaagattatttttcatttagacGTGGTGACATTCTTTAA